In Saccharothrix violaceirubra, the following are encoded in one genomic region:
- a CDS encoding aldehyde dehydrogenase family protein, with the protein MPSRPAARNLIDGKWVDRNPRDSLAPATGEVLGVFADGGAAEADAAIAAARTAFTTTSWARDRDLRARALLELADRLQARRDEFVTLLARENGKILAEAAFEVDMAVPKLRYAAALALTDTGRSAEVKPDLYSLTVRQPAGVAGVIVPWNAPVVLAVRSFAPALAAGCTVAMKMPAQTALVNGLLYEVIAATESLPPGVLNAFTESGNEGAPLLVSDPRVDVVSYTGSTTVGREIMTAAARTLKPLSLELGGKTPMIVFDDADLDRVVPALTKAVTTFTGQFCMAGSRVLAQRGIADRLRAALVESLGSVRVGPGDDPASEMGPMVDVAAARRVDGIVADAESYATVLVRGGIPTEPELAGGAFFRPSLVEVGDTAASIVQREVFGPVATFEVFDDEADAIARANATEYGLAASVWTTDVDRPLRVGRDLDVGTVWTNTWAVVHDQFEEGGFKQSGLGRLNGARGLEEFQEVKHFVHPVHR; encoded by the coding sequence ATGCCGTCACGCCCTGCCGCGCGCAACCTGATCGACGGGAAGTGGGTGGACCGCAACCCCCGGGACTCGCTCGCGCCGGCGACCGGCGAGGTGCTCGGCGTCTTCGCGGACGGCGGCGCGGCCGAGGCCGACGCCGCGATCGCCGCGGCGCGGACCGCGTTCACCACGACGTCGTGGGCCCGCGACCGCGACCTGCGCGCCCGTGCCCTGCTGGAACTGGCCGACCGCCTCCAGGCCCGGCGCGACGAGTTCGTCACGCTGCTCGCGCGGGAGAACGGCAAGATCCTGGCCGAGGCCGCGTTCGAGGTCGACATGGCCGTGCCGAAGCTGCGGTACGCCGCCGCGCTGGCGCTGACCGACACCGGCCGGTCCGCCGAGGTCAAGCCCGACCTGTACTCGCTGACGGTGCGCCAGCCCGCCGGGGTGGCCGGGGTGATCGTGCCGTGGAACGCGCCGGTGGTGCTCGCGGTGCGCTCGTTCGCGCCGGCGCTCGCGGCCGGGTGCACCGTGGCGATGAAGATGCCCGCGCAGACCGCGCTCGTGAACGGCCTGCTGTACGAGGTGATCGCGGCGACGGAGTCGCTGCCGCCGGGCGTGCTCAACGCGTTCACCGAGTCCGGCAACGAGGGCGCGCCGCTGCTGGTGTCCGATCCGCGCGTGGACGTGGTCAGCTACACCGGCAGTACGACCGTGGGCCGCGAGATCATGACCGCCGCCGCGCGCACGCTCAAGCCGCTGTCGCTGGAACTGGGCGGCAAGACGCCCATGATCGTGTTCGACGACGCGGACCTCGACCGCGTGGTGCCCGCGCTGACCAAGGCCGTGACGACGTTCACCGGCCAGTTCTGCATGGCGGGCAGCCGGGTCCTGGCCCAGCGCGGCATCGCCGACCGGCTGCGCGCGGCGCTGGTCGAGTCGCTGGGTTCGGTGCGCGTCGGACCGGGCGACGACCCGGCCAGCGAGATGGGGCCGATGGTCGACGTGGCCGCCGCCCGGCGCGTGGACGGGATCGTGGCGGACGCCGAGTCGTACGCGACCGTGTTGGTGCGCGGCGGCATCCCGACCGAGCCGGAGCTGGCGGGCGGCGCGTTCTTCCGGCCCAGCCTGGTCGAGGTCGGCGACACGGCCGCGTCGATCGTGCAGCGCGAGGTGTTCGGCCCGGTGGCCACGTTCGAGGTGTTCGACGACGAGGCGGACGCGATCGCGCGCGCCAACGCCACCGAGTACGGCCTGGCCGCGAGCGTGTGGACGACGGACGTGGACCGCCCGCTGCGGGTCGGCCGTGACCTGGACGTCGGCACGGTGTGGACCAACACGTGGGCGGTCGTGCACGACCAGTTCGAGGAGGGCGGGTTCAAGCAGAGCGGGCTGGGCCGGCTCAACGGTGCGCGCGGCCTGGAGGAGTTCCAGGAGGTCAAGCACTTCGTCCACCCGGTGCACAGGTAA
- a CDS encoding SDR family NAD(P)-dependent oxidoreductase → MRFEDRVVLVTGAGSGIGRAVAVGFGAEGAHVVLAGRDVERLAEVADAVGEAGGTALPVPTDVSDSHSVDALFREVDAEYGILHSAANCAGVWETGCAADMSDIVWDRVIGTNLTGLWRCLRGEVRLMVEGGAIVNVASVVGRHHSVPGAAAYAASKAGVEALSRTAAREYIGRGIRINTVSPGRIDTLHLAGADHGFGSCPPIGRVGGLAEAANAVLFACSDESSYFVGHDFVLDGGVTA, encoded by the coding sequence GTGCGGTTCGAGGACAGGGTCGTGCTGGTCACGGGTGCCGGATCGGGCATCGGGCGCGCGGTCGCCGTGGGGTTCGGTGCCGAGGGCGCGCACGTCGTGCTGGCCGGTCGGGACGTGGAACGGCTCGCCGAGGTGGCCGACGCCGTCGGGGAGGCCGGCGGCACCGCGTTGCCCGTGCCGACCGACGTGTCCGACTCGCATTCGGTCGACGCGCTCTTCCGCGAGGTCGACGCCGAGTACGGCATCCTGCACTCGGCGGCCAACTGCGCGGGCGTGTGGGAGACCGGCTGCGCGGCCGACATGTCCGACATCGTGTGGGACCGGGTGATCGGCACCAACTTGACCGGGTTGTGGCGCTGCCTGCGCGGCGAGGTCCGGCTGATGGTCGAGGGCGGCGCGATCGTCAACGTCGCGTCGGTCGTCGGCCGGCACCACTCGGTGCCCGGCGCGGCGGCGTACGCCGCGTCGAAGGCCGGTGTCGAGGCGCTCTCGCGTACCGCCGCCCGCGAGTACATCGGCCGGGGTATCCGCATCAACACGGTCAGCCCCGGCCGGATCGACACGCTGCACCTGGCCGGCGCCGACCACGGCTTCGGCTCGTGCCCGCCGATCGGTCGGGTCGGCGGGTTGGCCGAGGCGGCGAACGCCGTCCTGTTCGCGTGCTCCGACGAGTCGTCGTACTTCGTCGGGCACGACTTCGTGCTGGACGGCGGCGTGACCGCCTGA
- a CDS encoding S8 family peptidase, whose protein sequence is MRYRIAAVTAALAATVVAVPGSAQAAGTVLGVGHPAAIAGSYIVVLKQKRDLTAADSLLGRDAKVTYTYGRALSGFAVRTDLSGARRLARDPRVAYVVQDHQVDLGGRDAEAAPAPAVTAQGLGVQTDPPNWGLDRIDQRSRPLDKKYFHANTASSVRAYVLGTGIRYTHQEFDGAAVPGTDLVGGVTPPGDDCHGLGTHVAGVIGGRTTGVAKDVTLVSVRVANCQGSASYSQVIGGIDWLTEDALASGKKAVAVAVIGGPTNKAFNDAVTASIAAGVHYSVIAGASNTNACNSSPGGVADATTVGAVDINDVKTSFSNYGPCIDVWAPGANITSAWNTSDTAYSTISGSSAAAHAAGVAALWRHRFPGDSAVEVAAALKANATPGVVTGTNTGPADLLLHSGSIPV, encoded by the coding sequence ATGAGGTATCGGATCGCGGCGGTGACGGCCGCGTTGGCGGCCACCGTCGTGGCGGTGCCCGGGTCGGCGCAGGCCGCCGGGACGGTGCTGGGGGTCGGTCACCCGGCCGCCATCGCGGGCAGCTACATCGTGGTGCTCAAGCAGAAGCGGGACCTGACGGCCGCCGACTCCCTGCTCGGACGCGACGCCAAGGTCACGTACACCTACGGGCGGGCGTTATCGGGGTTCGCCGTGCGCACGGACCTGTCCGGTGCGCGGAGACTCGCGCGTGATCCGCGCGTCGCCTACGTCGTGCAGGACCACCAGGTCGACCTCGGCGGCCGGGACGCCGAGGCCGCGCCCGCGCCCGCCGTCACCGCACAGGGCCTGGGCGTGCAGACCGACCCGCCGAACTGGGGGCTCGACCGGATCGACCAGCGGTCCCGTCCGCTGGACAAGAAGTACTTCCACGCCAACACGGCGTCGAGCGTGCGGGCCTACGTCCTGGGTACCGGGATCCGTTACACGCACCAGGAGTTCGACGGCGCGGCCGTGCCCGGCACCGACCTCGTCGGCGGTGTCACGCCGCCCGGCGACGACTGCCACGGCCTGGGCACGCACGTCGCCGGCGTCATCGGCGGGCGCACCACGGGCGTGGCCAAGGACGTCACGCTGGTGTCCGTGCGGGTCGCCAACTGCCAGGGTTCGGCTTCCTACAGCCAGGTCATCGGCGGCATCGACTGGTTGACCGAGGACGCGCTGGCCAGTGGCAAGAAGGCCGTCGCCGTGGCGGTCATCGGCGGGCCGACCAACAAGGCGTTCAACGACGCCGTCACGGCGTCCATCGCGGCCGGCGTGCACTACTCGGTCATCGCGGGCGCTTCGAACACCAACGCCTGCAACTCCTCGCCCGGTGGGGTCGCCGACGCGACCACGGTCGGCGCGGTGGACATCAACGACGTGAAGACGTCGTTCTCCAACTACGGTCCCTGCATCGACGTCTGGGCGCCCGGCGCGAACATCACGTCGGCGTGGAACACGAGCGACACCGCCTACTCCACGATCAGCGGGTCGTCCGCCGCGGCGCACGCGGCCGGGGTCGCCGCGCTGTGGCGACACCGGTTCCCCGGTGACTCGGCGGTGGAGGTGGCCGCCGCGCTGAAGGCCAACGCGACGCCGGGCGTCGTCACCGGCACCAACACCGGTCCGGCCGACCTGCTGCTGCACTCGGGCTCGATCCCGGTCTGA
- a CDS encoding MarR family transcriptional regulator has product MVRRSVALDAYAPACRKHMTAAEREEDDTNPLWSDEGQVRWLLARRPEGGELLTTAAIAEQLKLQPGTVSRALERLRARGAVVAGSEGERDAWADPVLFERWRERVHREDARVRAELEVVRARVEKRNDALGSIASRLREVVAGRDVGVSLVGGTPQLSEVPAEHALVLSVDDPEVAEWLVDRLAGKPE; this is encoded by the coding sequence GTGGTTCGTCGGTCGGTGGCCCTGGACGCGTACGCGCCCGCGTGCCGCAAGCACATGACAGCCGCCGAGCGCGAGGAGGACGACACCAACCCGCTCTGGTCGGACGAGGGGCAGGTGCGGTGGCTGCTCGCGCGCCGGCCCGAGGGCGGCGAGCTGCTGACCACGGCCGCGATCGCGGAACAGCTCAAACTCCAGCCCGGCACGGTGTCGCGGGCGCTGGAGCGGCTGCGCGCGCGGGGCGCGGTCGTCGCGGGCAGCGAGGGCGAGCGCGACGCGTGGGCCGATCCGGTGCTGTTCGAGCGGTGGCGGGAGCGGGTGCACCGGGAGGACGCCAGGGTGCGGGCCGAGCTGGAGGTCGTGCGGGCCAGGGTCGAGAAGCGCAACGACGCGCTCGGCTCGATCGCCTCGCGGTTGCGCGAAGTGGTCGCCGGACGCGATGTCGGCGTTTCGCTGGTCGGCGGGACCCCGCAATTGTCGGAGGTGCCGGCGGAACACGCGCTGGTCCTCTCGGTGGACGACCCGGAGGTCGCCGAGTGGCTGGTGGACCGCCTCGCCGGCAAGCCGGAATAA
- a CDS encoding ABC transporter substrate-binding protein has protein sequence MTFTPRDTPRGLRRRRVRLTALLVAVLLVLGVGGWLGSRWLDARGARCHGLDSTEGEGYALSLAGDQCIGWIVEEDHAFGSTDERVNAVITAVVKENQRVHDQAGRTGGTPYVRIAVLMPMTSREGSAMRDNEVLHALQGAYAAQRQANQGRSVLGDPTPQVQLVLANEGRDQEHWAPVVRQLGALRGGDHPLVAVTGMGISIDATKQAADELGRLQIPAVGAVLTADDMTSPLLFKTTPSNAQYTLALKAFLDGSPKRTEPAKRTGYLLFDRNQDKYVQSLRAAFTTTFGEEYGLKGRSGGFNGSASPNGTPLLLSELVQDVCAAKPDVLFFAGRGRDIDDLMQALALRTGCREPDDPLIVATGATGISIEPQALDEANAILLNAAATDTRAWLAGEPGTPKHFGEFRTWFAGLGFAEDDLRDGYAIMHHDAVAATVWAARRAARSIEAVEGQRLKNEDVGQHLYSSTTDLVPGASGEIYFAENPPNDRWPIGKPIPVLKSGPRSDTLTTGPVYLTQPKA, from the coding sequence GTGACCTTTACCCCGAGGGACACCCCGCGCGGACTCCGTCGACGCCGGGTCCGGCTGACCGCGCTGCTCGTCGCGGTGCTGCTGGTGCTCGGCGTCGGCGGGTGGCTCGGCTCGCGGTGGCTCGACGCGCGGGGGGCGCGGTGCCACGGTCTCGACTCGACCGAGGGCGAGGGGTACGCGCTGTCGCTCGCGGGCGACCAGTGCATCGGCTGGATCGTCGAGGAGGACCACGCGTTCGGCTCGACCGACGAGCGGGTGAACGCCGTGATCACCGCCGTGGTCAAGGAGAACCAGCGGGTGCACGACCAGGCGGGGCGGACCGGCGGCACGCCGTACGTGCGGATCGCCGTGCTGATGCCGATGACGTCCCGTGAGGGCAGTGCCATGCGGGACAACGAGGTCCTGCACGCCTTGCAAGGCGCGTACGCCGCGCAGCGCCAGGCCAACCAGGGGCGCAGCGTCCTGGGCGACCCGACCCCGCAGGTGCAGTTGGTGCTGGCCAACGAGGGCCGCGACCAGGAGCACTGGGCACCGGTCGTCCGGCAGCTCGGCGCGCTGCGCGGCGGCGACCACCCGCTCGTCGCGGTGACCGGGATGGGCATCAGCATCGACGCGACCAAGCAGGCCGCCGACGAACTGGGCAGGCTCCAGATCCCCGCCGTCGGCGCGGTCCTCACCGCGGACGACATGACCTCGCCGCTGCTGTTCAAGACCACGCCGTCCAACGCGCAGTACACGTTGGCGCTCAAGGCCTTCCTCGACGGCAGTCCGAAAAGGACGGAGCCCGCGAAGCGCACCGGCTACCTGCTGTTCGACCGCAACCAGGACAAGTACGTGCAGAGCCTGCGGGCCGCGTTCACCACCACGTTCGGCGAGGAGTACGGGCTGAAGGGGCGCAGTGGCGGGTTCAACGGCAGCGCGTCGCCCAACGGCACCCCGCTGCTGCTCTCCGAACTGGTCCAGGACGTGTGCGCCGCCAAGCCCGACGTCCTGTTCTTCGCCGGGCGTGGCCGCGACATCGACGACCTGATGCAGGCGTTGGCCCTGCGCACCGGCTGCCGGGAACCGGACGACCCGCTGATCGTCGCCACCGGCGCCACCGGCATCAGCATCGAACCGCAGGCCCTCGACGAAGCGAACGCCATTCTGCTCAACGCCGCCGCGACCGACACCCGGGCGTGGCTGGCCGGCGAACCCGGTACGCCGAAGCACTTCGGCGAGTTCCGCACGTGGTTCGCCGGACTCGGGTTCGCCGAGGACGACCTGCGCGACGGCTACGCGATCATGCACCACGACGCCGTCGCGGCGACCGTGTGGGCGGCCCGGCGCGCGGCGCGGTCGATCGAGGCCGTCGAGGGGCAACGGCTCAAGAACGAGGATGTCGGCCAGCACCTGTACTCGTCGACGACCGATCTCGTGCCCGGCGCGAGCGGCGAGATCTACTTCGCGGAGAACCCGCCGAACGACCGGTGGCCGATCGGCAAGCCGATCCCGGTGCTGAAGTCCGGTCCGCGCTCGGACACGCTGACGACCGGTCCGGTGTACCTGACCCAGCCGAAGGCTTAG
- a CDS encoding helix-turn-helix domain-containing protein, with the protein MPHEAIGSQLRALRLAAGRTVASVAADAGLSVPYIANLENGRGNPTMSALSRLATALGRDLVIGFDGVAGEEGPLPPDLAKLGRSRRFKSAVAALAEHRGQDVTAVATHLLGACRRLGHVLDEPSEADWFRVLDAVLLIAAHPA; encoded by the coding sequence GTGCCGCACGAGGCCATCGGGTCACAGCTGCGCGCCCTGAGGCTGGCCGCCGGTCGCACGGTCGCGTCGGTCGCGGCCGACGCCGGGCTGTCCGTGCCCTACATCGCGAACTTGGAGAACGGCCGGGGAAACCCGACGATGAGCGCGTTGTCCAGGCTGGCCACCGCGCTCGGGCGTGACCTCGTGATCGGCTTCGACGGCGTGGCGGGCGAGGAGGGACCGTTGCCGCCGGATCTGGCGAAACTGGGGCGGAGCCGGCGGTTCAAGTCGGCCGTCGCGGCGTTGGCGGAACACCGCGGCCAGGACGTCACGGCCGTGGCGACGCACCTGCTCGGCGCGTGCCGCCGGCTCGGGCACGTGCTCGACGAGCCCTCCGAGGCGGACTGGTTCCGGGTGCTCGACGCGGTACTGCTGATCGCCGCGCACCCGGCGTGA
- a CDS encoding MFS transporter, translating into MGRALRVRDFRLLWGARTISALGSWLLVVAVPAHVLALTGSITATGFVLVAEYLPALVLGPIAGVLVDRWDRRSVMVAADAFRAAAVGALVFADDALWVVYAALLAESVGTVLFRPATQAHLPAVVGTGPALADANALTAFTDGTVRLVAPPLGAVVLAAAGFSTLVLIDVATYAVSAALVVLTAKGVPGQRFRKVSDVVVDLVEGVKALRRSDTARVLLRVSTLFLAANAALSAVLVPYGVREFGDGTHVGYLVSALGAGFLVGAWLVRFADGRLGWRWQLGIAHGATAAGFVVLFAGPAFEVALGAAALVGTAGSAALIVPQTTLQRAVPGALLGRIGAVFVTAEAAATLLGALAGPVVVAHRSAWTLAVATGIVILSGVVTGLVERSR; encoded by the coding sequence ATGGGGAGAGCTTTACGGGTCCGCGATTTCCGCTTGCTGTGGGGTGCCCGGACGATCAGCGCGCTGGGGTCGTGGCTGCTGGTGGTCGCGGTGCCGGCGCACGTCCTCGCGCTGACCGGCTCGATCACCGCGACCGGGTTCGTGCTGGTCGCGGAGTACCTGCCCGCGTTGGTCCTCGGGCCGATCGCGGGTGTGCTGGTCGACCGGTGGGACCGGCGGTCGGTCATGGTCGCCGCCGACGCGTTCCGCGCCGCCGCGGTCGGCGCGCTGGTCTTCGCCGACGACGCCCTGTGGGTCGTCTACGCGGCACTGCTCGCCGAGAGCGTCGGCACGGTCCTGTTCCGCCCGGCCACGCAGGCCCACCTGCCCGCCGTCGTCGGCACCGGTCCGGCGCTCGCCGACGCCAACGCGCTGACCGCGTTCACCGACGGCACGGTCCGCCTGGTCGCGCCGCCGCTGGGCGCCGTGGTCCTCGCCGCCGCCGGCTTCTCCACGCTCGTGCTGATCGACGTGGCGACCTACGCGGTGTCGGCGGCCCTGGTCGTGCTGACGGCGAAAGGTGTTCCGGGACAACGTTTTCGTAAGGTGTCCGACGTGGTCGTGGACCTTGTCGAGGGGGTGAAGGCGTTGCGCCGCAGCGACACCGCACGCGTCCTCCTGCGGGTGTCCACGCTCTTCCTCGCGGCGAACGCGGCGCTCAGCGCGGTGCTCGTGCCCTACGGGGTGCGCGAGTTCGGCGACGGTACCCACGTCGGGTACCTGGTCTCGGCGTTGGGCGCGGGTTTCCTCGTCGGCGCGTGGCTGGTGCGGTTCGCGGACGGGCGGCTCGGGTGGCGGTGGCAGCTCGGCATCGCGCACGGCGCGACCGCAGCGGGGTTCGTCGTCCTGTTCGCCGGGCCGGCGTTCGAGGTCGCGCTCGGCGCGGCGGCACTGGTCGGCACGGCCGGGTCGGCGGCGCTGATCGTGCCCCAGACCACGCTCCAGCGCGCGGTGCCCGGTGCCCTGCTTGGCCGCATCGGTGCGGTTTTCGTCACCGCCGAGGCCGCCGCGACACTGCTCGGCGCGCTCGCCGGTCCGGTGGTCGTGGCGCACCGGTCGGCCTGGACGCTTGCCGTGGCAACGGGAATCGTGATCCTTTCGGGGGTTGTCACCGGCTTGGTGGAGCGGTCGCGGTGA
- a CDS encoding endonuclease produces the protein MAQAVAAQNGASATVRGYVVGQPTATTTVIRSGFPNDYALALADTPTQTDTTRMLYVQITSSFRAAWGLKTNPGLLGARLDVTGPLGAYFSHPGLTSPTAFARVGGTTTTPPTTPPTTTTGGGGGYDDTYYRTALGKSGPALKSALNVIIRTNTKISYDAVWNALKVTDQDPGNPANVILLYSGRSQSKSTNGGGVNDWNREHVWAKSHGDFGTATGPGTDLHHLRPEDVSVNSERGNKDFDNGGSAVAEAPGNRTDADSWEPRDAAKGDVARMIFYMAVRYEGNDGYVDLELNDSVSNGSAPYLGRRSVLLQWNLQDPPDAFERDRNQKIYDQFQHNRNPFVDHPEWATSIWG, from the coding sequence GTGGCGCAGGCGGTCGCCGCGCAGAACGGTGCGTCGGCGACCGTGCGCGGCTACGTCGTCGGGCAGCCGACCGCGACCACCACGGTGATCCGCTCCGGCTTCCCGAACGATTACGCGCTGGCGCTGGCCGACACGCCGACCCAGACCGACACCACGCGCATGCTCTACGTGCAGATCACGTCGTCGTTCCGCGCGGCGTGGGGGCTGAAGACCAACCCGGGCCTGCTCGGCGCGCGGCTCGACGTGACCGGTCCGCTCGGCGCGTACTTCTCGCACCCCGGCCTGACCTCGCCCACGGCGTTCGCCCGTGTCGGCGGCACGACCACGACCCCGCCGACCACCCCGCCGACGACCACGACCGGCGGTGGCGGCGGTTACGACGACACCTACTACCGCACCGCGCTCGGCAAGAGCGGCCCCGCCTTGAAGAGCGCGCTCAACGTGATCATCCGCACCAACACGAAGATCTCCTACGACGCGGTGTGGAACGCGCTCAAGGTCACCGACCAGGACCCGGGCAACCCCGCCAACGTCATCCTGCTCTACAGCGGCCGTTCGCAGAGCAAGTCCACCAACGGCGGCGGCGTGAACGACTGGAACCGCGAGCACGTCTGGGCCAAGTCCCACGGCGACTTCGGCACCGCCACCGGTCCCGGCACCGACCTGCACCACCTGCGTCCCGAGGACGTCTCGGTCAACTCCGAGCGGGGCAACAAGGACTTCGACAACGGCGGTTCGGCGGTGGCCGAGGCGCCGGGCAACCGCACCGATGCGGACTCGTGGGAACCGCGCGACGCGGCGAAGGGCGACGTCGCCCGGATGATCTTCTACATGGCCGTGCGGTACGAGGGCAACGACGGCTACGTGGACCTGGAACTCAACGACAGCGTCTCCAACGGCAGCGCACCGTACCTGGGTCGCCGTTCGGTGCTGCTCCAGTGGAACCTCCAGGACCCGCCGGACGCGTTCGAGCGCGATCGCAACCAGAAGATCTACGACCAGTTCCAGCACAACCGCAACCCGTTCGTCGACCACCCGGAGTGGGCGACGTCGATCTGGGGCTGA
- a CDS encoding cytochrome P450, with protein sequence MTSTEVRPPGPKGRWLVGNTLDYDRDRMGFLRAGHERYGDVFSFDERTIVVRDPDLVHELLIRTNDDFSSASSAVATRFEARTDAETARAWMTARRAGWRGLNRATVIAHTARLRALFERTLDDTGGRAVDVMPLMETYSGRAAADFCLGPDADGIAEVVAENTAAIEPLSGSSQLFPEWFPSRAIRRFRRARDATLDAITTRIHRRRTPHPPDQPRDLLDVLLAAREPEMRELQVQRLIRGILLAAYGVPAASMTWTIHTLVTHPDLWDRVAAESSAWDGDDEPPLSALPQTEAVIREVLRLWPPTWLMGRTAVRPTTLGDWRLSTRDAAMFSPFLLHRDPRWWPDPDRADPDRWLRGETPRKHAYLPFGAGPRVCVGTQLGMIQLTLGAFWLTRNYRVAAPDAAACAPEFHNLLVPQGFRASFTRV encoded by the coding sequence TTGACCAGCACGGAAGTCCGCCCACCGGGACCGAAGGGCCGGTGGCTCGTCGGCAACACCCTCGACTACGACCGCGACCGCATGGGCTTCCTGCGCGCAGGGCACGAGCGGTACGGCGACGTGTTCTCCTTCGACGAGCGCACGATCGTGGTCCGCGACCCGGACCTCGTACACGAACTGCTGATCCGGACGAACGACGACTTCTCCAGCGCGAGTTCCGCCGTCGCCACCAGGTTCGAGGCCCGCACGGACGCGGAGACCGCGCGGGCGTGGATGACCGCGAGACGTGCCGGGTGGCGTGGCCTGAACCGGGCCACCGTGATCGCGCACACGGCCCGGCTGCGCGCGTTGTTCGAGAGGACGTTGGACGACACCGGGGGACGCGCGGTCGACGTCATGCCCCTGATGGAGACGTACTCCGGCCGGGCCGCGGCGGACTTCTGCCTTGGCCCGGACGCCGACGGCATCGCGGAGGTCGTGGCCGAGAACACCGCCGCGATCGAACCGCTGTCCGGCAGTTCGCAGCTCTTCCCGGAGTGGTTCCCCTCCCGCGCCATCCGGCGGTTCCGCCGGGCGCGCGACGCCACGCTCGACGCCATCACCACGCGGATCCACCGCCGACGGACCCCACACCCGCCGGACCAGCCGCGTGACCTGCTCGACGTGCTGCTCGCCGCCCGCGAACCGGAGATGAGGGAACTCCAGGTGCAGCGGCTGATCCGGGGCATCCTGCTGGCCGCGTACGGCGTACCGGCCGCGTCGATGACCTGGACGATCCACACCCTGGTCACCCACCCCGACCTGTGGGACCGGGTGGCCGCCGAATCGTCCGCCTGGGACGGTGACGACGAACCGCCGCTGTCGGCGCTGCCCCAGACCGAGGCGGTGATCCGCGAAGTGTTGCGGCTGTGGCCGCCGACGTGGCTCATGGGTCGCACGGCGGTCCGGCCGACCACGCTGGGCGACTGGCGGTTGAGCACCCGGGACGCGGCCATGTTCAGCCCGTTCCTGCTGCACCGCGATCCCCGGTGGTGGCCGGACCCGGACCGGGCCGACCCGGACCGCTGGCTGCGCGGCGAGACCCCGCGCAAGCACGCGTACCTGCCGTTCGGTGCCGGACCCCGGGTGTGCGTCGGCACGCAGCTCGGCATGATCCAGCTGACCCTGGGCGCGTTCTGGCTGACCCGGAACTACCGGGTAGCCGCCCCGGACGCCGCGGCCTGCGCACCCGAGTTCCACAACCTCCTGGTGCCACAGGGCTTCCGGGCCTCGTTCACCCGGGTCTAA
- a CDS encoding HAD domain-containing protein, which yields MARGLLLLDVDGPLNPYAARRHRRPAGFTTHRLTSTGHWYTGREARRHKGLRVWLNPDHGALLRALAERADLEPVWATTWAHQANTRIAPVIGLPELPVIEFSERDLDPLHGWRDGGSWKWSAVARYAGDRPLAWLDDELDDRYPRARARFEAARAATPTLLCDVDPRVGLREEHAEQVEKWAAGL from the coding sequence GTGGCGCGCGGTCTGCTGCTGCTCGACGTCGACGGTCCGCTCAACCCGTACGCGGCCCGCCGGCACCGCCGTCCGGCCGGCTTCACCACCCACCGGCTCACCTCGACCGGCCACTGGTACACCGGGCGCGAGGCACGGCGGCACAAGGGACTGCGGGTCTGGCTCAACCCCGACCACGGCGCCCTGCTGCGTGCCCTGGCCGAGCGCGCCGACCTCGAACCGGTGTGGGCGACCACCTGGGCGCACCAGGCCAACACCCGGATCGCGCCCGTGATCGGCCTGCCGGAACTGCCCGTGATCGAGTTCTCCGAACGCGACCTCGACCCGCTGCACGGCTGGCGCGACGGCGGCTCGTGGAAGTGGTCGGCGGTGGCCCGGTACGCGGGCGACCGGCCGCTGGCGTGGCTCGACGACGAACTCGACGACCGCTACCCGCGCGCCCGCGCGCGGTTCGAGGCGGCCCGTGCGGCGACGCCCACGCTGCTGTGCGACGTGGACCCGCGCGTCGGCTTGCGCGAGGAGCACGCCGAACAGGTCGAGAAGTGGGCCGCCGGCCTGTGA
- a CDS encoding SSI family serine proteinase inhibitor produces MRIIGTALSAAALVVATAAPAGATEQTGLYLVISDPDGTWGRGVSLDCPPNRALHPHAESACADLDMAGGDFDNLPGDQHPCTLEYDPVEATAEGTYQGNSVRWTAEFSNACTLDADTGWVFRF; encoded by the coding sequence ATGCGAATCATCGGCACCGCACTCTCGGCCGCGGCCCTCGTCGTCGCGACGGCCGCACCCGCGGGCGCGACGGAACAGACCGGCCTGTACCTCGTGATCTCCGACCCCGACGGCACGTGGGGACGCGGCGTGAGCCTGGACTGTCCGCCGAACCGGGCACTGCACCCGCACGCCGAGTCCGCCTGCGCGGACCTCGACATGGCCGGCGGCGACTTCGACAACCTGCCCGGCGACCAGCACCCGTGCACCCTGGAGTACGACCCTGTCGAGGCGACCGCGGAGGGCACCTACCAGGGCAATTCCGTCAGGTGGACGGCCGAGTTCTCCAACGCCTGCACGCTGGACGCGGACACGGGCTGGGTGTTCCGCTTCTGA